A portion of the Leifsonia sp. EB41 genome contains these proteins:
- a CDS encoding LCP family protein: MSSRTPLRNPDASSPGEMTARGWWLVGLNILLPGTPQLVAGNRALGRVGIYATLTLWLLGLVALILAIASPSSLYTFATQAASLTVVQILLIAYAVLWVVLTLDTLRLVRLVKARARMRGWIAAFSVLVLVGLAGTAAYGSAVAGSARGALGDIFADSAPVAPVDGRYNIMLLGGDAGPDRQGLRPDSMSIVSIDASTGKAVTIGLPRDLNPVPFSATSPMRTVYPDGYGYHDKCDVDVCQLNSIYTEVELYKPDLYPNAKKQQSDPGIEAMRDALEGATGLTIQYYVLIDMQGFADLIDALGGVDITVTEKVPIGGDENLNGVVEWIQPGQHHMDGYHAQWYARARHGTSDYDRMARQRQLQDAILKQFNPLNVVTKFQDIAHAGAQVMKTDIPQSMLGYFVDLGMKTRAQPVDKLELVPPAIDPTKPDYTQIHQLVKTALTPSTATPAPSGH, translated from the coding sequence ATGAGCTCGCGGACCCCGCTGCGGAACCCCGACGCCTCGTCGCCGGGGGAGATGACCGCGCGCGGATGGTGGCTGGTCGGCCTCAACATCCTGCTGCCAGGCACGCCCCAGCTCGTCGCGGGCAACCGCGCCCTCGGGCGCGTGGGGATCTACGCGACCCTGACGCTGTGGCTGCTCGGGCTCGTGGCGCTGATCCTGGCGATCGCGTCGCCGTCGTCGCTGTACACGTTCGCGACCCAGGCGGCGAGTCTCACCGTCGTCCAGATCCTGCTCATCGCGTACGCCGTGCTGTGGGTGGTGCTCACCCTCGACACCCTGCGGCTCGTCCGGCTGGTCAAGGCGCGGGCGAGGATGCGCGGCTGGATCGCGGCGTTCTCCGTGCTGGTGCTGGTCGGGCTGGCCGGCACCGCGGCCTACGGCTCCGCGGTCGCGGGCTCGGCGCGCGGCGCGCTCGGCGACATCTTCGCCGACAGCGCCCCCGTCGCGCCGGTGGACGGCCGCTACAACATCATGCTGCTCGGCGGCGACGCCGGACCCGACCGGCAGGGGCTGCGCCCGGACAGCATGTCCATCGTCAGCATCGACGCGAGCACGGGCAAGGCCGTCACGATCGGCCTGCCGCGCGACCTCAACCCCGTGCCGTTCTCCGCGACGTCGCCGATGCGGACCGTCTACCCGGACGGCTACGGCTACCACGACAAGTGCGACGTCGACGTCTGCCAGCTCAACTCCATCTACACCGAGGTCGAGCTCTACAAGCCGGACCTGTACCCGAACGCGAAGAAGCAGCAGAGCGATCCGGGGATCGAGGCGATGCGCGACGCGCTGGAGGGCGCGACCGGGCTGACCATCCAGTACTACGTGCTCATCGACATGCAGGGCTTCGCCGACCTGATCGACGCGCTCGGCGGGGTCGACATCACCGTGACGGAGAAGGTGCCGATCGGCGGCGACGAGAACCTCAACGGCGTCGTGGAGTGGATCCAGCCCGGCCAGCACCACATGGACGGCTACCACGCCCAGTGGTACGCGCGGGCACGGCACGGCACGAGCGACTACGACCGGATGGCGCGCCAGCGGCAGCTGCAGGACGCGATCCTCAAGCAGTTCAATCCGCTCAACGTCGTCACCAAGTTCCAGGACATCGCCCACGCCGGCGCGCAGGTGATGAAGACCGACATCCCGCAGTCGATGCTCGGCTACTTCGTCGACCTCGGCATGAAGACGCGCGCGCAGCCGGTCGACAAGCTGGAGCTCGTGCCTCCTGCGATCGACCCGACGAAGCCGGACTACACGCAGATCCACCAGCTCGTGAAGACGGCGCTGACGCCCTCGACCGCCACGCCCGCACCGTCCGGGCACTGA
- a CDS encoding PH domain-containing protein, with protein MSNTPEGTPAPPPERVIARLRSNARAMFWPSLALIAAAGGVGFFAGRISEVWEVVLLWSAAAAVVLLLFLLPLAVWLSRRYTITTRRLIIRHGFFVRVRQELLHSRGYDVAVRRTWLQSMFRSGDVRINSGLDHPVVLRDVPKADQVQRALSELMERTQTVVAVRRQQSESVSDETTVWGTR; from the coding sequence ATGAGCAACACGCCGGAGGGTACGCCCGCGCCACCTCCCGAGCGGGTCATCGCCCGCCTGAGGTCGAACGCGCGCGCGATGTTCTGGCCGAGCCTCGCCCTGATCGCCGCGGCCGGCGGCGTCGGCTTCTTCGCCGGACGGATCTCCGAGGTGTGGGAGGTCGTGCTGCTGTGGAGCGCGGCGGCCGCCGTCGTCCTCCTGCTGTTCCTGCTCCCGCTCGCCGTCTGGCTGAGCCGGCGGTACACGATCACGACGCGCCGGCTCATCATCCGGCACGGCTTCTTCGTGCGGGTGCGCCAGGAGCTGCTGCACAGCCGCGGCTACGACGTCGCGGTGCGGCGCACCTGGCTGCAGAGCATGTTCCGCTCGGGCGATGTGCGCATCAACTCCGGGCTGGACCACCCCGTGGTGCTGCGGGACGTGCCGAAGGCCGATCAGGTGCAGCGCGCGCTGAGCGAGCTGATGGAGCGCACGCAGACGGTCGTCGCGGTGCGCCGCCAGCAGTCGGAGTCAGTCTCCGACGAGACCACTGTCTGGGGTACGCGCTAG
- a CDS encoding GtrA family protein, protein MTTETTTAHRTARFLPQLIKFGAVGAVGFGVNLVVFNVMLLIVLRNVEHRTIYATIIATVIAILTNWIGNRYWAFSGQRQDNAAREGVEFFAVSLVTGTGIPLLCVWVSHYLLGMVGPVADNISANVVGLAVGMLFRFALYRWWVFSPARAARVSAKAEKTTTTVVSAPEPANTTGSTLARTPDSGLVGD, encoded by the coding sequence ATGACGACCGAGACGACCACAGCGCACCGCACGGCGCGCTTCCTCCCGCAGCTGATCAAGTTCGGCGCGGTAGGCGCCGTCGGCTTCGGCGTCAACCTCGTCGTGTTCAACGTGATGCTGCTGATCGTGCTGCGCAACGTTGAGCACCGGACGATCTACGCGACGATCATCGCGACGGTCATCGCCATCCTGACGAACTGGATCGGCAACCGCTACTGGGCGTTCTCCGGCCAGCGTCAGGACAACGCCGCACGCGAGGGCGTCGAGTTCTTCGCGGTCAGCCTCGTCACCGGCACCGGCATCCCGCTGCTCTGCGTATGGGTGTCGCACTACCTGCTCGGCATGGTGGGCCCTGTCGCCGACAACATCTCGGCGAACGTCGTCGGCCTCGCGGTCGGGATGCTGTTCCGCTTCGCGCTCTACCGCTGGTGGGTGTTCTCCCCGGCCCGTGCCGCACGCGTGAGCGCGAAGGCCGAGAAGACGACCACGACCGTCGTCTCCGCGCCGGAGCCGGCCAACACGACGGGCTCGACGCTAGCGCGTACCCCAGACAGTGGTCTCGTCGGAGACTGA
- a CDS encoding biotin--[acetyl-CoA-carboxylase] ligase, translated as MSFRRSRAVVPVLEVLPEAASTNDVLQARAGDLPDLAVVVTDNQTGGRGRLGRVWVSPPGKALAISVLLRPEGLAPEALGWFPLLAGVAMSRALSGFTSREVAVKWPNDVLIDEAKVCGILSELLPGMDGVIVGAGVNLTLERDELPTPTSTSLALAGAKDVDPDAVLAAYLTQLSVLYREFVAAGGDPVRSALRDEVVEACHTIGRSVRVELPGGEVLLGTATSIDESGRLIVDSDDGPTAVAAGDVTHLRY; from the coding sequence ATGAGCTTCCGTCGCAGCCGGGCTGTGGTCCCCGTCCTCGAGGTGCTGCCGGAGGCGGCGTCCACCAACGACGTGCTGCAGGCGCGCGCGGGCGATCTGCCCGACCTGGCCGTCGTGGTCACCGACAACCAGACGGGAGGCCGCGGCCGGCTCGGCCGGGTCTGGGTGTCGCCTCCTGGCAAGGCGCTGGCCATCTCGGTGCTGCTGCGCCCGGAGGGCCTCGCCCCGGAGGCGCTCGGCTGGTTCCCACTGCTCGCCGGGGTCGCGATGAGCCGCGCGCTCTCGGGCTTCACCAGCAGGGAGGTCGCGGTCAAGTGGCCGAACGACGTGCTGATCGACGAGGCCAAGGTGTGCGGCATCCTGTCGGAGCTGCTGCCGGGCATGGACGGTGTGATCGTGGGCGCCGGCGTGAACCTGACGCTGGAGCGCGACGAGCTGCCGACCCCGACCTCCACCTCGCTCGCCCTGGCCGGGGCGAAGGACGTCGACCCTGACGCCGTGCTGGCCGCGTACCTCACGCAGCTCAGCGTGCTCTACCGCGAGTTCGTGGCCGCGGGCGGCGACCCGGTGCGCAGCGCACTGCGCGACGAGGTCGTGGAGGCCTGCCACACCATCGGCCGCTCGGTGCGGGTCGAGCTCCCCGGCGGCGAGGTGCTGCTCGGCACCGCGACGTCGATCGACGAGTCCGGCCGGCTGATCGTGGACTCGGATGACGGTCCGACGGCGGTGGCGGCGGGCGACGTGACGCACCTGCGGTATTAA
- a CDS encoding 5-(carboxyamino)imidazole ribonucleotide synthase, whose product MARNKVGVIGGGQLARMMIPPAVELGIDIRVLEEAEGMSADLAATGVGDYRDLDTVLAFAETVDVVTFDHEHVPPAILRELVGRGIPVHPGPDALLYAQDKLQMRAKLSELGLPVPDWAAVESADELSAFLADHGGRAVVKTARGGYDGKGVRVVSEASGADDWFLALAEDGRGGALLVEELVDFRRELAQLVARRPSGEIAAWPVVETVQRDGVCAEVIAPAPGSVGRLAQVSAEIARDVAEGLGVTGVLAVEMFETTDGRVLINELAMRPHNSGHWSIEGAVTGQFEQHLRAVLDLPLGSTAPREEWSVMVNILGGPAEGTLQDRYPAALAAHPEAKFHGYGKAPRPGRKVGHVTVGGDDLDDVVYRARAAAAFFEG is encoded by the coding sequence ATGGCCAGGAACAAGGTCGGTGTGATCGGCGGCGGACAGCTGGCCCGGATGATGATCCCTCCCGCGGTGGAGCTCGGCATCGACATCCGCGTGCTGGAGGAGGCCGAGGGGATGAGCGCCGACCTGGCGGCGACCGGGGTGGGCGACTACCGCGACCTCGACACGGTGCTCGCGTTCGCCGAGACGGTCGACGTCGTGACCTTCGACCACGAGCACGTGCCTCCGGCGATCCTGCGTGAGCTGGTCGGCCGCGGCATCCCGGTGCACCCCGGCCCCGACGCGCTGCTCTACGCGCAGGACAAGCTGCAGATGCGCGCCAAGCTCAGCGAGCTGGGCCTCCCGGTGCCGGACTGGGCCGCGGTGGAGTCCGCCGACGAACTCAGTGCGTTCCTCGCCGACCACGGCGGCCGTGCGGTCGTGAAGACGGCGCGCGGCGGCTACGACGGCAAGGGCGTGCGCGTGGTGTCGGAGGCCTCCGGCGCGGACGACTGGTTCCTCGCGCTCGCCGAGGACGGTCGCGGCGGCGCGCTACTGGTCGAGGAGCTGGTGGACTTCCGCCGCGAGCTGGCGCAGCTGGTCGCGCGTCGCCCGTCGGGCGAGATCGCCGCCTGGCCGGTCGTGGAGACGGTGCAGCGCGACGGCGTCTGCGCCGAGGTGATCGCTCCCGCGCCCGGCTCGGTCGGCCGCCTGGCGCAGGTCTCCGCCGAGATCGCCCGCGACGTCGCCGAGGGTCTCGGCGTCACCGGGGTGCTCGCGGTGGAGATGTTCGAGACGACCGACGGCCGGGTATTGATCAACGAGCTGGCCATGCGCCCGCACAACAGCGGCCACTGGTCGATCGAGGGCGCGGTCACGGGCCAGTTCGAGCAGCACCTGCGCGCGGTCCTCGACCTCCCGCTCGGCTCGACCGCGCCGCGCGAGGAGTGGTCGGTGATGGTCAACATCCTGGGCGGCCCCGCCGAGGGCACGCTGCAGGACCGCTACCCCGCGGCGCTGGCGGCGCACCCCGAGGCGAAGTTCCACGGCTACGGCAAGGCCCCGCGGCCGGGCCGCAAGGTCGGGCACGTCACCGTGGGCGGCGACGACCTGGACGACGTCGTCTACCGGGCGCGGGCGGCGGCGGCCTTCTTCGAAGGGTGA
- the rfbD gene encoding dTDP-4-dehydrorhamnose reductase yields the protein MRVLVAGANGQLGQDLQKALAAHGHEMTALGRAGLDVTDREAAVAAAAGHDAVVNASAYTKVDDAETHEDEAYAINALGTENLAVAAAQAGARYVTVSTDYVFDGHATEPYAEDTPRDPINAYGRTKAAGEELALAAHPDGTYIVRTAWLYGAGGPNFATTMVKLAGSHETVSVVADQLGQPTWTGDLAEQIVSLLESDAPAGVYHGTNSGEASWFEFAKAVFSAAGLNPDRVTPTDSATFVRPAPRPSYSVLAHGAWAKAGLAPMRSWEAALADAARQGVLDLETNDDTQRGGR from the coding sequence ATGCGCGTCCTCGTCGCCGGAGCGAACGGACAGCTCGGCCAGGACCTGCAGAAGGCGCTGGCCGCGCACGGGCACGAGATGACGGCCCTCGGCCGCGCCGGGCTCGACGTGACCGACCGTGAGGCGGCCGTCGCCGCGGCAGCCGGCCACGACGCCGTCGTCAACGCGTCCGCCTACACCAAGGTGGACGACGCCGAGACGCACGAGGACGAGGCCTACGCGATCAACGCGCTCGGCACCGAGAACCTGGCCGTCGCCGCCGCGCAGGCCGGCGCCAGGTACGTGACCGTCTCCACCGACTATGTGTTCGACGGCCACGCCACTGAGCCGTATGCGGAGGACACCCCGCGCGACCCGATCAACGCCTACGGCCGCACCAAGGCGGCCGGCGAGGAGCTCGCGCTCGCGGCCCACCCGGACGGCACGTACATCGTGCGCACCGCGTGGCTCTACGGCGCCGGCGGCCCGAACTTCGCCACGACGATGGTGAAGCTCGCCGGCAGCCACGAGACGGTGAGCGTCGTCGCCGACCAGCTCGGCCAGCCGACATGGACGGGCGACCTCGCCGAGCAGATCGTCTCCCTCCTGGAGTCCGACGCCCCCGCCGGGGTCTACCACGGCACGAACTCGGGCGAGGCGAGCTGGTTCGAGTTCGCGAAGGCGGTCTTCAGCGCCGCCGGATTGAACCCTGATAGGGTCACACCGACCGACAGCGCGACGTTCGTGCGACCCGCACCCCGACCGTCCTATTCCGTGCTCGCGCACGGTGCCTGGGCGAAGGCCGGACTGGCGCCGATGCGGTCGTGGGAGGCCGCCCTGGCAGACGCCGCACGGCAGGGAGTCCTGGACCTGGAGACGAATGACGACACTCAGCGTGGTGGTCGATGA
- a CDS encoding glycosyltransferase family 4 protein, translating to MTTLSVVVDELTSAETGGARRYTEELTRQLIATAPAGCEVRAYVSNVPDEQLAELRAALPGLADLVRLPLARRELSLAWQSGIAVGGVRGMLHAPSLLAPLRKHDTLNDGDQVAVTIHDALAWTHPESLGATSVIWTKSMAKRARKHADAIVVPTHAVANSLAESLDFGDRIRVIGGAPATTLRLPADADERAARLGLPPVYAFTLGSIMPRKGIAPLIRAIARPEAHEIPLLIAGPDRYGDGTATGVAAAAGLPEDRVRALGRLDDADLAVVLDRATLFVYPSLAEGFGLPIVEAFKFGLPVIHSDDPALVEVAAGASLVVERPASAEDDAGYSERLAGAIGRVLDEAELRSRLGVLASDRARAFSWRDSAERVWQLHADL from the coding sequence ATGACGACACTCAGCGTGGTGGTCGATGAGCTCACCTCGGCCGAGACCGGCGGAGCCCGCCGGTACACCGAGGAGCTGACCCGTCAGCTGATCGCCACCGCACCCGCGGGCTGCGAGGTGCGTGCGTACGTGTCCAACGTCCCCGACGAGCAGCTCGCCGAGCTGCGCGCGGCCCTTCCCGGCCTCGCCGATCTGGTGCGGCTGCCGCTCGCCCGCCGCGAGCTCTCGCTCGCGTGGCAGTCCGGCATCGCCGTCGGCGGCGTGCGCGGGATGCTGCACGCGCCGAGCCTCCTCGCTCCGCTGCGCAAGCACGACACCCTGAATGACGGCGACCAGGTCGCCGTGACCATCCACGACGCCCTGGCCTGGACGCATCCCGAGTCGCTCGGCGCCACGTCGGTGATCTGGACGAAGTCGATGGCCAAGCGCGCCCGCAAGCACGCCGACGCGATCGTCGTGCCCACCCACGCGGTGGCGAACAGCCTCGCCGAGTCCCTCGACTTCGGCGACCGCATCCGGGTCATCGGCGGCGCGCCCGCGACGACGCTCCGCCTCCCGGCCGACGCCGACGAGCGCGCCGCCCGGCTCGGCCTGCCGCCGGTCTACGCGTTCACGCTGGGCTCGATCATGCCCCGCAAGGGCATCGCGCCGCTGATCCGCGCCATCGCGCGGCCGGAGGCCCACGAGATCCCGCTGCTCATCGCCGGCCCGGACCGCTACGGCGACGGCACGGCGACCGGCGTCGCCGCCGCGGCCGGCCTGCCGGAGGACCGCGTGCGCGCACTCGGCCGGCTGGACGACGCCGACCTCGCGGTCGTCCTCGACCGGGCCACGCTGTTCGTCTACCCGAGCCTCGCCGAGGGCTTCGGACTGCCGATCGTGGAGGCCTTCAAGTTCGGCCTCCCGGTCATCCACTCCGACGACCCCGCCCTGGTGGAGGTCGCCGCCGGCGCGAGCCTGGTCGTGGAGCGGCCGGCGTCCGCCGAGGACGACGCCGGCTACAGCGAGCGCCTCGCCGGCGCGATCGGCCGCGTGCTCGACGAGGCGGAGCTTCGCAGCCGGCTCGGCGTGCTCGCCTCCGACCGCGCCCGCGCCTTCAGCTGGCGCGACTCCGCCGAGCGCGTCTGGCAGCTGCACGCCGACCTCTGA
- the purE gene encoding 5-(carboxyamino)imidazole ribonucleotide mutase, with protein sequence MPAQSQPVVSVIMGSDSDWSVMEEASKVLTEFGVAHEVEVVSAHRTPEKMIAFGKEAAGRGVRVIIAGAGGAAHLPGMIAAVTTLPVVGVPVPLARLDGLDSLLSIVQMPAGVPVATVSIGGARNAGLLAVKILATSDPELSAALARFAADLEASVEEKNRALQSRL encoded by the coding sequence ATGCCCGCACAGTCTCAGCCCGTCGTGTCCGTGATCATGGGCTCCGACTCGGACTGGTCCGTGATGGAGGAGGCCTCGAAGGTGCTCACCGAGTTCGGTGTGGCGCACGAGGTCGAGGTCGTCTCCGCGCACCGCACTCCCGAGAAGATGATCGCCTTCGGCAAGGAGGCGGCCGGCCGCGGCGTGCGCGTCATCATCGCCGGAGCCGGCGGGGCCGCGCACCTGCCCGGGATGATCGCGGCCGTCACCACCCTCCCCGTCGTCGGCGTGCCGGTTCCGCTCGCGCGTCTGGACGGGCTCGACTCGCTGCTGTCGATCGTGCAGATGCCCGCGGGCGTCCCCGTCGCGACCGTCTCCATCGGCGGCGCCCGCAACGCCGGGCTGCTGGCCGTCAAGATCCTCGCCACCTCCGACCCCGAGCTGTCTGCCGCTCTTGCGCGCTTCGCCGCCGACCTCGAGGCGAGCGTGGAGGAGAAGAACCGGGCGCTGCAGTCGCGGCTATGA
- a CDS encoding acyltransferase family protein → MDEKTLTKNTARLTALDGLRGLAAVVVVFHHALYTNPEFPGAPGGGHAPVGSFMWWISYTPLKLASAGVESVIVFFVLSGLVVTLPVVRRRGFDWVAYFPRRVVRLMVPVAASVVLAAAWVAAIPQISTQPSGTWLSNSSTPNFSWEYIVKAIDLLGGDGQINNPLWSLRWELAFSLLLPVFAIAALAVRKWWIGGLALACALTWLGAHAGSGELEYFPAFFVGAIIAVRLDVVRDAAARINARWFRHPLWAGLTVGSALLLIAPWLVGPGVGSIPELDNVLKGLVPLAAAGLVVAVLGWTPLRVVFESRPLQFLGAISFSLYLVHVPIILFSTYLFAGQAWYVPLLFALPLAVLVAVGFTWLIEKRSHGWSKAAGEWASARYRTWFGPEEETREPAEARATTSTRA, encoded by the coding sequence GTGGACGAGAAGACGCTGACGAAGAACACTGCACGCCTGACGGCCCTGGATGGGCTCCGCGGCCTTGCGGCGGTCGTGGTCGTCTTCCACCACGCGCTCTACACCAACCCCGAGTTCCCCGGCGCGCCGGGCGGCGGCCACGCCCCCGTCGGCTCCTTCATGTGGTGGATCAGCTACACGCCGCTCAAGCTGGCCTCCGCCGGCGTGGAGTCGGTGATCGTGTTCTTCGTGCTGTCCGGGCTGGTGGTGACGCTGCCCGTGGTGCGCCGGCGCGGCTTCGACTGGGTCGCGTACTTCCCGCGTCGCGTGGTGCGGCTCATGGTGCCTGTCGCGGCGTCGGTCGTGCTCGCCGCGGCGTGGGTCGCCGCCATCCCGCAGATCAGCACCCAGCCGAGCGGGACGTGGCTCAGCAACTCCTCGACTCCGAACTTCTCGTGGGAGTACATCGTCAAGGCGATCGACCTGCTCGGCGGCGACGGCCAGATCAACAACCCGCTGTGGTCGCTGCGCTGGGAGCTGGCGTTCTCGCTGCTGCTGCCGGTGTTCGCGATCGCGGCGCTCGCCGTGCGCAAGTGGTGGATCGGCGGCCTGGCGCTGGCCTGCGCGCTGACCTGGCTGGGCGCGCACGCCGGGTCGGGGGAGCTGGAGTACTTCCCGGCGTTCTTCGTCGGCGCGATCATCGCGGTGCGGCTCGACGTCGTCCGCGACGCCGCCGCGCGCATCAACGCCCGCTGGTTCCGTCACCCGCTGTGGGCCGGGCTCACGGTCGGCAGCGCGCTGCTGCTCATCGCGCCGTGGCTGGTCGGCCCCGGCGTCGGGAGCATCCCCGAGCTCGACAACGTGCTGAAGGGGCTCGTCCCGCTGGCGGCGGCCGGACTCGTGGTCGCCGTGCTCGGCTGGACGCCGCTGCGCGTGGTGTTCGAGTCGCGTCCCCTGCAGTTCCTCGGCGCGATCTCGTTCAGCCTGTACCTGGTGCACGTGCCGATCATCCTGTTCAGCACGTACCTGTTCGCCGGGCAGGCCTGGTACGTGCCGCTGCTGTTCGCCCTCCCGCTGGCGGTGCTGGTCGCGGTCGGTTTCACCTGGCTGATCGAGAAGCGCAGTCACGGCTGGTCGAAGGCCGCCGGCGAGTGGGCATCCGCCCGCTACCGAACCTGGTTCGGGCCAGAGGAGGAGACGCGGGAGCCCGCGGAGGCGCGCGCCACCACCTCCACCCGCGCCTGA